Proteins from one Catenulispora sp. EB89 genomic window:
- a CDS encoding M55 family metallopeptidase → MKVFISSDMEGTAGVVNWDQCRPGQHDYEHYRALLQAEVNAAIDGANLAGGPHEFLVNDSHGRMANLRPEQLAGEAAYLSGHHKPLYMMQGLDESFDAVFFVSYHGSASAGPATLSHTYNPAAIAEVRLNGVLAGESGINSLVAIAHGVPVVLVTGDQTTASELQPFWPEARAAVVKQSISRFAAESLHPARANRLIANQAKEAIEALTESGRKPQGRIERPATLTVRLRNPDIAEMATWLERVEPDEHDPTVVQLRDDDLVRLYRTFITLVLLTRGIAE, encoded by the coding sequence ATGAAGGTATTCATCTCCTCCGACATGGAGGGCACGGCCGGGGTCGTCAACTGGGACCAGTGCCGCCCCGGCCAGCACGACTACGAGCACTACCGCGCCCTGCTCCAGGCCGAGGTCAACGCGGCGATCGACGGCGCGAACCTGGCCGGCGGCCCGCACGAGTTCCTGGTCAACGACTCGCACGGCCGGATGGCGAACCTGCGCCCGGAGCAGCTGGCCGGTGAGGCCGCGTACCTGTCCGGGCACCACAAGCCGCTGTACATGATGCAGGGCCTCGACGAGTCTTTCGACGCGGTCTTCTTCGTCTCCTACCACGGCTCCGCCTCGGCCGGACCGGCCACGCTGTCGCACACCTACAACCCGGCGGCGATCGCCGAGGTCCGCCTCAACGGCGTGCTCGCCGGCGAGTCCGGCATCAACTCGCTGGTGGCGATCGCCCACGGAGTTCCGGTGGTCCTGGTGACCGGCGACCAGACCACGGCGAGCGAACTCCAGCCGTTCTGGCCCGAGGCCCGCGCCGCCGTGGTCAAGCAGTCGATCTCCCGCTTCGCCGCGGAGAGCCTGCATCCGGCGCGCGCCAACCGGCTGATCGCGAACCAGGCGAAAGAAGCGATCGAGGCCCTGACCGAGTCCGGCAGAAAACCGCAGGGCCGCATCGAACGCCCCGCCACCCTCACCGTGCGCCTGCGCAACCCGGACATCGCCGAGATGGCGACCTGGCTGGAGCGCGTCGAGCCGGACGAGCACGACCCCACCGTCGTGCAGCTGCGCGACGACGACCTCGTCCGGCTCTACCGCACCTTCATCACGCTCGTCCTGCTCACGCGCGGCATCGCCGAGTAG